The Raoultibacter phocaeensis genome includes a window with the following:
- the nrfD gene encoding NrfD/PsrC family molybdoenzyme membrane anchor subunit — protein sequence MSENNQATTSPKAPAAGFGGRGLNIGIVVAAVVTVAGIALWGVQLTGGLAQTGMRNMDSWGLYITCFMFLVGLSAGGLIISSVPRAFGMKGFGGISKVAVWTSICCTVLAIAFVVVDLGQPLRLWELFAYSNLGSPLMWDIAVISIYLILSVVYLWATLRAEAGKVSEKALRVVSVVALACAVLVHSVTAWIFGLQQAHEFWHTALLAPWFVTSALVCGTALVLVVVIALRRAGYMELEQGNVAKMAKMLGAFVCVDLYFFACDLLTSAFPGGSGAEVVEMLVSGPLAPFFWVEVVGCALAAVVCFVPKLRTDPLLVAAGLLAIAGIFCKRVQLLVGGFQIPNLDYAGPMTQYSATDWTAGMAGAYQGMVYWPTPLEFGVALGVFGLGALMLLLGLKYLPLKPTEDSH from the coding sequence ATGTCTGAGAACAACCAGGCGACGACGTCGCCCAAGGCCCCTGCTGCCGGGTTCGGGGGCAGAGGCCTCAACATCGGCATCGTCGTAGCTGCCGTCGTGACCGTCGCCGGCATCGCGCTGTGGGGGGTCCAGCTCACAGGCGGCCTCGCGCAGACCGGCATGCGCAACATGGACTCGTGGGGGCTCTACATCACCTGCTTCATGTTCCTCGTGGGCCTGTCGGCCGGCGGCCTCATCATCAGCTCGGTGCCCCGCGCGTTCGGCATGAAGGGCTTCGGCGGCATCTCGAAGGTGGCCGTGTGGACCTCGATCTGCTGCACGGTGCTCGCCATCGCCTTCGTGGTCGTGGACCTCGGCCAACCCCTTCGCCTGTGGGAGCTCTTCGCCTACTCCAATCTGGGCTCGCCCCTCATGTGGGACATCGCTGTCATCTCGATCTACCTGATCCTCTCGGTCGTCTACCTCTGGGCGACGCTGCGCGCCGAGGCGGGGAAAGTCTCCGAGAAGGCGCTGCGCGTCGTATCGGTGGTCGCGCTCGCGTGCGCCGTGCTCGTGCACAGCGTGACCGCCTGGATATTCGGGCTGCAGCAGGCCCACGAGTTCTGGCACACCGCTTTGCTCGCACCGTGGTTCGTGACCTCCGCCCTCGTGTGCGGCACCGCGCTCGTGCTCGTGGTCGTCATCGCGCTGCGGAGGGCCGGCTACATGGAGCTCGAGCAGGGGAACGTCGCGAAGATGGCGAAGATGCTCGGGGCGTTCGTGTGCGTGGACCTCTACTTCTTCGCCTGCGACCTGCTCACGTCCGCCTTCCCGGGCGGTTCGGGCGCCGAGGTGGTCGAGATGCTCGTATCGGGCCCCCTCGCGCCGTTCTTCTGGGTCGAGGTCGTCGGCTGCGCGCTGGCCGCTGTCGTCTGCTTCGTGCCGAAGCTGCGCACCGACCCGCTGCTCGTCGCCGCCGGCCTGCTCGCCATCGCCGGCATCTTCTGCAAGCGCGTGCAGCTGCTCGTCGGGGGCTTCCAGATACCGAACCTCGACTACGCGGGCCCGATGACCCAGTACTCCGCCACCGACTGGACGGCCGGCATGGCGGGAGCCTACCAGGGCATGGTGTACTGGCCGACCCCCCTCGAGTTCGGCGTGGCGCTCGGGGTGTTCGGCCTCGGGGCGCTCATGCTGCTGCTCGGCCTCAAGTACCTGCCCCTCAAGCCGACGGAGGACTCGCACTAG
- a CDS encoding LysR family transcriptional regulator: MELRVLQYFLMIAREGTISDAASALHVSQPTLSRQIMELERELGTTLFTRGGGRRIELTDAGNRLRKRAEEIVDLVGRTESEFRVLGNAVEGEVRIGGGETPAIDLIARVIEEIRLEHPGIRFQLFSGNAEDVTERLDTGRLDFGLFVGEADLGKYDEAPLAAVDTWGVFMRPDDPLAHLDAVGPRDLREKPLILSRQAVGEMEAWLGREASRLNIAATFNLLYNACALVRAGVGYAISIDGIVRAEGVADGLLFKPLAPEKTARLTLAWKRHQAFSPAARVFLERVRKMDNSFAGAEEGH, encoded by the coding sequence ATGGAACTGAGGGTGCTGCAATACTTTCTCATGATTGCACGCGAAGGAACCATCTCGGACGCGGCAAGCGCCTTGCACGTGTCGCAACCCACGCTATCGCGCCAGATCATGGAACTCGAACGGGAGCTGGGCACCACCCTGTTCACCCGAGGCGGCGGACGGCGTATCGAGCTTACCGATGCAGGAAACCGTCTGCGAAAACGGGCCGAAGAGATAGTGGACTTGGTTGGCAGAACCGAATCGGAGTTTCGCGTTTTAGGCAACGCAGTCGAAGGCGAAGTGCGCATCGGAGGCGGAGAAACGCCCGCAATCGATCTCATCGCCCGCGTGATCGAAGAGATTCGGCTTGAGCATCCGGGCATCCGGTTTCAATTGTTCAGCGGTAATGCCGAAGACGTGACCGAAAGGCTTGATACAGGCCGTTTGGATTTCGGCTTGTTCGTAGGGGAAGCCGATTTAGGCAAGTACGACGAGGCGCCGCTTGCCGCCGTCGATACGTGGGGCGTGTTCATGCGCCCCGACGATCCGCTTGCGCACCTTGACGCCGTTGGCCCCCGCGATTTGAGGGAAAAACCGCTCATCCTTTCGCGCCAGGCGGTAGGCGAGATGGAAGCGTGGCTCGGCCGCGAAGCATCCCGGTTGAACATCGCTGCTACGTTCAACTTGCTGTATAACGCGTGCGCACTCGTGAGGGCCGGCGTCGGGTACGCCATCAGCATCGACGGTATCGTGCGTGCGGAAGGAGTCGCTGACGGCTTGCTCTTCAAACCGCTTGCGCCGGAGAAGACGGCCCGCCTTACCCTAGCTTGGAAGCGCCATCAGGCGTTCTCCCCCGCCGCGCGCGTGTTCTTAGAGCGGGTGAGGAAGATGGACAACAGCTTTGCAGGTGCAGAAGAGGGACATTGA
- a CDS encoding MFS transporter — protein MIKQKPGLMTFILAVGVFGILNTEMGVVGIIPEVSQCFQVSVVDAALLVSGFALVVALAGPTMPLLFSKVNRKTVMLLSLGVFTVCNTAAVFAPSFEVLMALRVIPAAFHPLYVSMALAVASQMGDAKQAAKASARVFVGVSAGMVVGAPVAALLASVVSFEASMAFFAVGTAAVFVMTVFLVPTMPVEKRISYAGQIAVLKKPLVWMSLISVVALNGAMFGFYGYLADFLSTVTGLGVAGVSAMLLVYGLANIVGNLIAGRTLASRAAQTIAVIPFALGVAFAVLFLVGQLSVGSAIAVSVLGVFVGIANNVNQYLVSTAAPEAPDFANGLYLTAANLGVTAGTALCGVFIDAVDTRFALVGSLVLVATAIVLIGVRQTLARRAGGIRTQAAAAGVR, from the coding sequence GTGATCAAGCAGAAACCAGGTCTTATGACCTTCATCCTCGCCGTGGGCGTATTCGGCATATTGAACACCGAGATGGGCGTGGTCGGCATCATACCCGAGGTATCCCAGTGCTTCCAGGTCAGCGTGGTCGACGCAGCGCTGCTCGTGAGCGGCTTTGCGCTCGTGGTGGCTCTTGCCGGTCCCACGATGCCGCTTCTGTTCTCAAAGGTGAATCGGAAAACGGTCATGCTTTTGTCGCTGGGTGTTTTCACCGTGTGCAACACCGCGGCGGTGTTCGCGCCGAGCTTCGAAGTGCTCATGGCGCTTCGTGTGATTCCTGCGGCCTTCCATCCGCTGTACGTTTCGATGGCGCTTGCCGTCGCCTCGCAGATGGGCGATGCGAAGCAGGCGGCCAAAGCAAGTGCGCGGGTGTTCGTGGGGGTCTCGGCGGGCATGGTGGTCGGTGCTCCTGTGGCCGCGCTGCTTGCGAGCGTCGTATCGTTCGAGGCTTCCATGGCGTTCTTTGCCGTCGGCACCGCGGCCGTGTTTGTTATGACCGTGTTTTTAGTGCCGACGATGCCCGTTGAGAAGAGAATTTCCTATGCAGGTCAGATCGCTGTTCTCAAAAAGCCGCTGGTGTGGATGTCTCTTATCTCGGTCGTCGCCCTCAACGGAGCCATGTTCGGATTCTACGGTTACTTGGCTGATTTTCTTAGCACCGTGACGGGGTTGGGGGTTGCGGGCGTGAGCGCTATGCTGCTCGTGTACGGCTTGGCCAACATCGTGGGTAACCTGATTGCGGGTCGGACGCTCGCTTCCCGGGCGGCGCAGACGATCGCAGTCATTCCCTTCGCCCTCGGCGTTGCCTTTGCCGTCTTGTTCCTCGTCGGACAGTTGAGCGTGGGATCGGCCATCGCCGTGAGCGTTCTCGGGGTGTTCGTGGGCATCGCGAACAACGTGAACCAGTACCTCGTTTCGACTGCGGCGCCCGAAGCGCCCGATTTCGCGAACGGCCTCTACCTCACCGCTGCGAACCTGGGCGTTACGGCGGGCACTGCGCTGTGTGGCGTCTTCATCGATGCTGTCGATACCCGGTTCGCCCTTGTCGGATCACTCGTTTTGGTTGCAACGGCGATCGTGCTCATTGGCGTTCGGCAGACTCTGGCCCGCAGGGCTGGTGGCATACGTACCCAGGCCGCCGCCGCAGGCGTTCGGTAG
- a CDS encoding 4Fe-4S dicluster domain-containing protein has translation MQYGMVIDTKRCVGCNACTLACKMVNNIPDNVFWTRALTVGGDMPDIPSGVYPDVSMKYVTVSCQHCENPACAKVCPVGATYRDESTGIVRQDYDKCIGCRMCMAACPYTGVRSFNWEEPKYAVDHAIGDADIPKHQKHVVEKCTFCYQRQARGEVPACMDLCPARARHYGDFDDPDSEVSQLIREREYMQLLPEMGTSPSVYYLV, from the coding sequence ATGCAGTATGGAATGGTGATCGATACGAAACGCTGCGTTGGATGCAACGCATGCACCTTGGCGTGCAAAATGGTCAACAACATACCTGATAACGTGTTTTGGACCCGTGCTTTGACAGTCGGTGGCGACATGCCTGACATTCCGTCGGGCGTATACCCCGATGTGTCGATGAAGTACGTGACGGTAAGCTGCCAGCATTGCGAGAACCCCGCCTGTGCGAAGGTGTGTCCCGTTGGTGCGACCTATCGCGACGAATCTACGGGGATTGTGCGTCAGGACTACGACAAGTGCATCGGCTGCCGCATGTGCATGGCTGCCTGCCCGTACACGGGCGTGCGCTCGTTCAACTGGGAAGAGCCGAAGTACGCGGTCGACCACGCGATAGGAGATGCCGATATTCCGAAGCACCAGAAACACGTCGTTGAGAAATGCACGTTCTGCTATCAGCGGCAAGCCCGGGGCGAGGTGCCCGCTTGCATGGATCTCTGCCCGGCAAGGGCACGCCATTACGGCGACTTCGACGATCCTGATTCCGAGGTGTCGCAGTTGATCCGCGAGCGTGAGTACATGCAGTTGCTTCCCGAGATGGGAACCAGCCCCTCCGTCTACTACCTCGTCTAA
- a CDS encoding DUF4405 domain-containing protein: MDRKRFVVDAIALAVYLVVANPALTGIAVHEWLGLAVFVVFLAHAVQHAGWIADTVSTAVKSPAPARIANLALDALILVAFMVVTVSGLLVSGAVLPALGLYADGYYFWDPLHSIAAKALLALLLVHVVVHWKWLCNFAKQKKGGPGEGPRCDPGRARVRPKR; this comes from the coding sequence ATGGACCGGAAGCGTTTCGTCGTAGACGCCATCGCACTCGCCGTCTACCTCGTTGTCGCCAACCCCGCCCTTACCGGCATCGCCGTCCACGAATGGCTGGGGCTCGCCGTGTTCGTCGTGTTCCTCGCGCACGCCGTCCAGCATGCCGGATGGATCGCCGATACCGTCAGCACGGCCGTGAAGTCGCCTGCGCCTGCGCGCATAGCAAACCTTGCGCTCGATGCGCTCATCCTGGTCGCGTTCATGGTCGTGACGGTGTCGGGGCTGCTGGTCTCGGGCGCCGTGCTGCCGGCGCTCGGGCTGTACGCCGACGGCTACTACTTCTGGGATCCGCTGCACTCGATAGCGGCCAAGGCGCTCCTGGCGCTGCTGCTCGTGCACGTGGTCGTGCATTGGAAGTGGCTGTGCAACTTCGCGAAGCAGAAGAAGGGCGGGCCAGGCGAGGGGCCAAGGTGCGACCCAGGAAGGGCCCGAGTGCGGCCGAAACGATGA